CCAATGAATTTCATGCTACCGAATGCAGATTTTAGGAAATCGGATTTGAACTATTGAAGGCGatgaatgaaattataatttttgctGATTTAATCTTACCGAATATCGtgtatggtaagaatatatgttcTCCACTTTTGAAAACCTTACCCAGTTATCCTCCTTTTGTTCATTTGAAGTTTGTGGCTCCGACCCTCAACAAGCTTTGGTATTATTTTTGGACGAAGTTTTGTCTTTCGACTCTGTCAAAAGCACTAACCGCTTTACAGATTGGGAGCACCTCACTGTGTCTAAATAGTCGAACCATATGCATTTATGTATGGTCTGACTCGATACCGTGAGCTAAGACGAAGAGTATGCTACCACTTAGCTATCTGTCCCTCAACAAAGTTCTTGATATGTTACAAGAGATTCTATGAACTTTGAAAAACCTCTCAACTCTTACTGAAAATTGCAAACCTAAGTTGGAATTTCCTTCTGTTTTTCATTTTGTAGGATGATTATATAAGCGCATGTGTCCGAACGCAAAGAAACATTTGAAGTTATGGACTTGGATCATGGCAATGGAAACATTGAGTACTCGAGAACAGATATTGAGGAAACTGATAGGATTGGAAGCAATAAACAATCAGGGGAATATCAGGGACTCTTCGCTCGAAATCAAAGCCGAAACGGTAGGCATGGGACTGTGGAAAAAGGAACCAATAAGCATGCAACCAAACATTTAGaacttgatgatgaatctggaaGCAGTGAGCATTCAAGTAAGGTTAGTGAAAGCTTTATGCATTTAAGAAGATCATTAGAACCAGATGTCGAAACTGGAAGCAGTAATCGACCAGATACTTATCCACAGGTTATAAATGGGGTTGCAGGGATTGGAAGGAACCATTTTGAGACTAATCCTGAGGTTAGCAAGGGATGGGGAGACAATCATAATTTTGAAATCTAGGTGACAGCAGTAAACAATCAGAAGTAATTCAAGAAAAGAAGGATTGGATGGAAGGCAATATACACATTTCAGCTGAAAAGCGGAGTTTGTCATCCTCTTCACCGTTAACTTCTTCATCTAGTTTGTCTACAGATGATCAGTTTGAAGTGGATATAAATCTATCAAAGACCAAATCCGGCCCTAAGCCTGAACAGAAAGCTACACAAATACAATCACTTGAACATAAACATCATGTTTCCGATGGAGATGCAAGTCTCGCATTAGCATCTCAAGTTTCTTGTGTGACACATGAACCAACATTGATGCAATCCCCACTGGTCCAAGTGATGGACCGAGTAGGAGGGCTAGACTCTAGTAAGATTCCCTCTGCTGTCTTTGCAAGAAGTAAATCAATAACTCCTATGGATTGGAGTCTTCCGTCTAGTGAGTCATTATTCAGCATTCAGTTAGGGGACAATAGTTTCTCCAGAGATTATATTCTTAGCTCAAAATCTAGAGAACTTTTCAAGTCTGGTGAgtttgttgagttgagtccactCGCTATTGTTCTACAGGGAGACACTGTTAAAAAGGGAGTTGAATCGGATAAGAGTGAGGCAACTTCGATATCAGATGATGTTGTCAAGGATAAAACAGGCCGAAGCGTCGAAGGACAAGTCATTGAAAAGCCTGCACGTCCCATGGTATCCTGGAATTCAGACACCACTGCTCATCATTCTGTTGATAATGTAGCCAGTGTACACTCCATCGACTTTCCAATGTAAGTTAACAGCTTGCTCTATCTACAAAAAATCCTACTATAGCCAAGCATGTATTTACTTGTTATACATGCTTATCCCATGTAGCTGTTGCTCTTGTGAACCTGATACAATCATTCATTCAACCTGATATAATCACTTACAATTTTCAAACTCTAATGCTTTCTCAATGAGGAAATTCCACCTTTTTTGTTGCAGAAGAAAGAAGAAGCAGAGGAAGTGTGGATGGCCATCATGCTACTGTTCTAATTGTTGGTTGGCGGTTTGCTACGGTTGGAAGTGTATCATGTATGCTTCTCTTTGTCCCTTGTTATATGCTAAAGCGTATCAGGCATTAGAAATAAGCAGTTTATTACTCATATTGTGCTTAATGTACACTCTTCTTTGCTCATGATGCATATAGTTTGGGTTGTATAGTATGAACTACGATTTCAAACTCTTAAAGGAACTTATCAACCGAATTTATGTTGGAAAACTGTAGTTTGTCAGATGGAAAATGTGTTTCTGCGATAGAAAAAGGACAGAagcagcaacaacaacaaaaGGAACATCCCATGGCCTCGTCAGTACCCTCAAAATCAAGTCGCTGCACCTGTTCCTCCTGTTGTTGGTTTTGGTGTTGCTGCTGTAGATGAAACTGCGGTTCAAGAACTAGCTAGCCTTGGCCGCACCGGTCAGAAAAAGCCTGCCCCAGATCTGTCCTTTGTTTTGGGAGGTTTGCAAACTGCTTTTGATATTTAATCACCATGACTTCCGAATAACTGCAAAGGCTCCCATCGGCTTCAAGTCAATGTCTAGTTAGCATGGATGACGACTACGAGAAAGCTGGATGAAAGCGTTTATGGAAAGCTTAATCTGCTGTTTGCTATGCCTGATGGCTAGTTAGACTCGACATAAGGTTTACCATCGGTCTCCTTTCAAGGTTTACGCCTTATCGTATTGAAATTCATTTCAGATCAACGAAAAGAACGCTGAGACAAGACACATACGTTAAAAGATCAAGTGGTTTTCCTTTTGCGCTTCGAAAGCCTAAAGAATTGAGACCGGGCAGGGTCTTTTGATGATGAAGAGCACCTCAGGCTACTTATTTCCTCATGGCCCGATAAGGCCATGAGATATTATTTGTAAAATAGCTCCGGTCCTGTATTAGTCATCGAACTAATTCCTATAATTATGAAACCTATATGAGATACGGAGGAATAGgctattctttctttctttttaaatttcattgaccaagagtagacctgtccatgggccgggctgggcctGGTTTGGGTCGGGCCTGGAAAATTTTTTTGGCCCGCCTCCTAGGCTCGGGcccggctcggcccggcccgaaatataggcctgaaattttgcccaggcccggccggggaaaaatatcataagcccaagcctggcccggcccatttttaaaataaacattaaaaaattatttaaaaaaatattttaaaagtattttaaaattaaaaataaaaataaaaaatatatatttattatattcgggccgggccgggcccgggccaaaaagtGGTGCCTGAAGCttggcccgttttttaaacgagcctcgtttttttgcccaagcccatatttcgagcctatagAAAGTCCATCTATTCCTAATCtccagtaaaaataaaaaaagattattCATTTATAATCTTTCACCAGCTGAATTAATGGTTTGCCTTGAGAAATGATAAACAGTGACTCAACCAACGACAAAAGTTGAATAACATTGTTGTTGCAGCTACCATTTCCAATCAAGCAATTTGGTTATGGATATTGCTAGCAGCTTTAAGTAGGACTCGGTCCGATGCAACTAAGATCAGGTGTGATAATCAATCAATAGCAGCAGTTAATTGCGAAATATCTATCATTTTACTAGAGATGTTGAACGTGGAAATGAAGTAGAGTTGATCCATTATAACTCAGAATTTCAACTTAAAGGAAGATTTGAAAGTTTGAAACATTAATGGAAAGGCCTTCTTTTTCCAACAAAAATGCCTTGGAAGTGTGTTAAATGACATGGCATTTTTTTGCTGttagtttatatttatattttttttccaccAAATAATTGTTATATCATCTAACTTCccaaaaagaattattttttta
The genomic region above belongs to Gossypium hirsutum isolate 1008001.06 chromosome D05, Gossypium_hirsutum_v2.1, whole genome shotgun sequence and contains:
- the LOC107902365 gene encoding uncharacterized protein → MEGNIHISAEKRSLSSSSPLTSSSSLSTDDQFEVDINLSKTKSGPKPEQKATQIQSLEHKHHVSDGDASLALASQVSCVTHEPTLMQSPLVQVMDRVGGLDSSKIPSAVFARSKSITPMDWSLPSSESLFSIQLGDNSFSRDYILSSKSRELFKSGEFVELSPLAIVLQGDTVKKGVESDKSEATSISDDVVKDKTGRSVEGQVIEKPARPMVSWNSDTTAHHSVDNVASVHSIDFPIRKKKQRKCGWPSCYCSNCWLAVCYGWKCIILSDGKCVSAIEKGQKQQQQQKEHPMASSVPSKSSRCTCSSCCWFWCCCCR